From a region of the Salmo trutta chromosome 10, fSalTru1.1, whole genome shotgun sequence genome:
- the LOC115201092 gene encoding toll-like receptor 13 produces MRLISVTQFGVMALWIICVSSWTSDKCVMTDGFTNLWRGDDCHNGNLTVSCMDVDNVPLHLAIFPISIQTLCVEMRNKSILHPNDFSRFDKLVELGISGQPAEILPGAFRGLFGLQTLSLTCSLNLSIHSNTFKDLHNLKQLRISSCSFSVIALDAFDGMKQLTTLTIIQHENNLLSDIKSLSGVLCRIANNTSSLTSLVLWAEIASLNSPKCIVSNGTTYETPSFYGLQDIFLNFPDLKIVGKGVFEGFKNISFLSMPLNNVLQMQLLQSGVSKVESFQFRQEDSDLESICEIVYQLSTSYVSITTDHINFSISAIQNCMTLRKMSLENSLESFSQRFIDLSFIHGLRNLQVLTVSQFSMNNTRFTSLCKTQPSPILWLKVMSLYFSSIFSIHRRQFFCMKNLEELNLKYNRISTIDNFAFLGLQKLKVLNLGHNQLSEIKSFNFFDLHCLEYLNLEANPLVHIEALSFAHLSSIQSVSLGDLNFPPESKIELNLTCVFGSIPRGLTYLYISSGRRPMTLIIGGDGAPNPGLGLHVHGETVSFQECERPFFRAVVELTARTEWILCGSIFAGSYFKFLQRFKLESKLSTLFVDLTSLNTLVHLRDLQLTGVDLNRQTGLAIMFHNLTRLETLMLLGCRIDYLEKDLSKDLQSMRELRLVINNELTIMEEFPEPLKSLKYLVIQDLLLQCSCDNAWFDNWAKGNRQVQVMFLQTTLGMKEINCIGEHGTQNFLKFSQIHCSMDVGFILFVSNTLGLLLFMLVVLLHHLAGQYLLALFYITRGWLEEAVFRNNKRRYRYDAFVSYSGKDERWVVEELLPNMEQRGPPFLRLCLHSRDFQLGKDIVDNITDCLYSSRRTVCLVSRHYLRSNWCSLEMKLATDRLRVEQRDILILVFLEDISPRQLSAHHRLARLVKTRTYLDWPNEPEQYQDFWDRLWATLAPKHGQ; encoded by the coding sequence ATGAGGCTCATCAGTGTCACTCAGTTTGGAGTTATGGCTCTTTGGATCATCTGTGTCTCCAGTTGGACTAGTGACAAATGTGTGATGACTGATGGTTTTACAAATCTGTGGAGGGGCGATGATTGTCACAATGGTAACCTTACAGTGAGCTGCATGGATGTCGACAATGTGCCACTTCACCTAGCCATTTTCCCCATTTCCATCCAGACCCTGTGTGTCGAGATGAGAAACAAATCCATTCTGCATCCCAACGATTTCTCCAGATTCGACAAACTGGTTGAGCTAGGCATCTCAGGTCAACCGGCAGAGATTCTTCCAGGTGCTTTCAGGGGGCTATTTGGACTTCAGACACTGAGTCTTACTTGCTCTTTAAACTTATCCATTCATTCAAATACATTCAAGGATTTACATAATCTTAAACAATTAAGAATATCTTCATGTTCGTTTTCTGTAATAGCTCTAGATGCATTTGATGGTATGAAACAATTGACCACTCTTACGATAATACAGCACGAAAATAATTTGTTGTCAGACATAAAGAGCCTGTCAGGGGTTTTATGTAGAATAGCTAATAACACATCTTCACTGACATCTCTGGTCCTGTGGGCTGAAATTGCCTCTCTGAATAGCCCAAAGTGTATCGTGTCTAACGGGACTACTTATGAGACCCCAAGTTTCTATGGTCTTCAAGATATTTTCTTGAATTTCCCTGATCTAAAGATCGTAGGTAAAGGTGTGTTTGAAGGTTTTAAAAACATTTCATTTCTGTCCATGCCTCTAAATAATGTACTGCAGATGCAACTACTGCAGTCGGGTGTCAGCAAAGTGGAATCATTTCAATTCAGGCAGGAGGATAGTGACTTAGAGTCGATATGTGAAATAGTCTATCAACTCTCAACTTCTTATGTTTCAATAACTACGGATCATATCAACTTCTCAATTTCTGCCATTCAAAATTGCATGACACTTCGAAAAATGAGCCTTGAAAATAGCCTTGAGTCTTTTTCACAAAGATTTATTGATCTGAGCTTTATCCATGGCTTGAGGAATCTCCAGGTTTTGACTGTTTCTCAATTTTCCATGAACAATACAAGATTTACATCCCTTTGCAAAACTCAACCTAGTCCTATCTTGTGGTTAAAAGTAATGTCATTGTATTTTAGTAGTATTTTTAGCATACATCGTAGACAGTTCTTTTGCATGAAAAACCTGGAAGAACTTAACTTGAAATATAATCGAATCTCCACCATCGACAACTTTGCCTTTCTGGGATTGCAGAAGTTAAAGGTTTTAAATCTAGGTCATAACCAGTTATCTGAAATCAAATCATTTAATTTCTTTGATCTGCACTGCTTAGAGTACCTCAATCTGGAGGCAAATCCATTGGTGCACATTGAGGCATTATCTTTTGCTCACCTTAGTTCAATACAGAGTGTGTCTCTGGGAGACCTGAACTTCCCTCCAGAATCCAAGATTGAGCTGAATCTGACATGTGTATTTGGCAGCATACCTCGGGGACTAACATACCTCTACATCAGCTCTGGCAGAAGGCCCATGACTCTTATTATTGGGGGCGATGGTGCCCCAAACCCAGGCTTGGGCCTGCATGTCCACGGCGAGACAGTGTCTTTTCAGGAATGTGAGAGGCCTTTCTTTAGGGCTGTCGTTGAGCTAACTGCAAGGACAGAGTGGATCCTGTGTGGGTCCATCTTTGCTGGGAGCTACTTCAAGTTCCTTCAACGCTTCAAGCTAGAATCAAAGCTCTCAACTTTATTTGTGGATCTAACCAGCCTGAATACACTTGTGCACTTGAGGGATTTGCAACTTACAGGAGTAGACCTCAATCGGCAGACTGGTCTTGCGATCATGTTTCACAATTTGACCAGACTGGAGACTCTGATGCTCCTTGGCTGCAGGATCGACTACCTGGAAAAGGACCTGAGCAAAGACTTACAGTCAATGAGAGAATTACGTTTGGTTATTAACAATGAGCTTACAATCATGGAAGAATTCCCTGAGCCCCTGAAAAGCCTAAAGTATCTGGTTATACAAGATCTACTTTTACAATGCAGTTGCGACAATGCTTGGTTTGATAACTGGGCGAAAGGGAATCGACAAGTTCAGGTCATGTTTTTGCAAACTACATTGGGAATGAAGGAAATAAATTGCATAGGTGAGCATGGCACTCAGAACTTCCTCAAATTCTCCCAAATCCACTGTTCAATGGACGTAGGATTCATTTTGTTTGTTTCTAACACCCTGGGTCTCCTGCTCTTCATGCTGGTGGTGCTGCTACATCACCTGGCTGGCCAGTATCTGCTGGCTCTATTTTACATCACTCGCGGCTGGTTGGAAGAGGCCGTGTTTCGGAACAACAAGAGACGCTACAGGTACGACGCCTTTGTCTCTTACAGTGGGAAAGATGAGCGCTGGGTGGTGGAGGAGCTTCTGCCCAACATGGAACAACGAGGTCCTCCTTTCCTGCGCCTGTGTCTGCACAGTAGAGACTTCCAGCTGGGGAAGGACATTGTGGACAACATCACAGATTGTCTCTACAGCAGCCGCCGGACTGTATGCTTGGTCAGCCGCCACTACCTCCGCAGCAACTGGTGCTCTTTGGAGATGAAGCTAGCCACTGACCGGCTGCGGGTGGAGCAAAGGGACATCCTCATCCTGGTCTTCTTGGAAGACATCTCTCCTCGCCAGCTGTCTGCCCACCACAGGCTGGCCAGACTGGTGAAGACCAGGACCTACCTGGACTGGCCAAACGAGCCAGAACAATACCAAGATTTTTGGGACCGACTTTGGGCTACGCTGGCGCCAAAACATGGCCAGTGA